From Kineosporia succinea, the proteins below share one genomic window:
- a CDS encoding aspartate-semialdehyde dehydrogenase produces MSKPTLAVVGATGAVGTVMLGILSEREDIWGEIRLIASARSAGKKLVVRGEEVEVQAISPEAFDGVDIAMFDVPDEISAQWAPIAVERGAIAVDNSGAFRMDPDVPLVVPEVNPDAARNRPRGIISNPNCTTLTMIDALGALHRKWTLTELVVASYQAASGAGQPGIDRLHDELAVVAADRSLGSVAGDVRSAIAAKLGDGPSPFPAPLALNVVPWAGSAKGDGWSSEELKVRNESRKILGIPDLKVSATCVRVPVVTTHSLAVHATFAENITVAEARQALDEAPSVLVVDDPDGKQFPTPADTVGGDPTIVGRLRQALDFPNTLDLFVTGDNLRKGAALNTAQIAELVASDL; encoded by the coding sequence ATGAGCAAGCCCACCCTCGCGGTCGTCGGCGCGACCGGCGCCGTCGGCACCGTCATGCTCGGCATCCTGTCCGAGCGCGAAGACATCTGGGGCGAGATCCGCCTGATCGCCTCCGCCCGTTCGGCCGGCAAGAAGCTGGTCGTGCGCGGCGAGGAGGTCGAGGTCCAGGCGATCAGCCCGGAGGCGTTCGACGGCGTCGACATCGCGATGTTCGACGTGCCCGACGAGATCTCGGCGCAGTGGGCCCCGATCGCGGTCGAGCGTGGCGCCATCGCGGTCGACAACTCGGGTGCCTTCCGGATGGACCCGGACGTGCCGCTGGTGGTTCCCGAGGTCAACCCCGATGCGGCGCGCAACCGCCCGCGGGGCATCATCTCGAACCCCAACTGCACCACGCTGACCATGATCGACGCACTCGGTGCCCTCCACCGCAAGTGGACGCTGACCGAGCTCGTGGTGGCCTCCTACCAGGCCGCCTCCGGCGCCGGTCAGCCCGGCATCGACCGGCTGCACGACGAGCTCGCCGTCGTCGCCGCCGACCGTTCGCTCGGTTCGGTCGCGGGTGACGTGCGCAGTGCGATCGCCGCGAAGCTGGGCGACGGCCCCTCGCCGTTCCCCGCGCCCCTGGCCCTGAACGTGGTGCCGTGGGCCGGTTCGGCCAAGGGCGACGGCTGGAGCAGCGAAGAGCTGAAGGTCCGCAACGAGTCCCGCAAGATCCTCGGGATCCCCGATCTCAAGGTGTCGGCGACCTGCGTCCGCGTGCCGGTCGTCACGACGCACTCGCTGGCTGTGCACGCCACCTTCGCCGAGAACATCACGGTGGCCGAAGCCCGTCAGGCCCTCGACGAGGCGCCGAGCGTGCTCGTCGTCGACGACCCCGACGGCAAGCAGTTCCCGACCCCGGCCGATACCGTCGGGGGCGACCCGACCATCGTCGGGCGGCTGCGTCAGGCGCTCGACTTCCCGAACACGCTCGACCTGTTCGTGACGGGCGACAACCTGCGCAAGGGGGCCGCGCTCAACACGGCCCAGATCGCCGAGCTGGTCGCGTCCGACCTCTGA
- a CDS encoding DNA polymerase III subunit gamma and tau, translating to MTTALYRRYRPESFAEVIGQEQVTGPLSVALNKNRVNHAYLFSGPRGCGKTTSARILARCLNCEQGPTSTPCGTCPSCVDLARGGPGSLDVVEIDAASHGGVDDARDLRERAAFAPVRDRYKVFIIDEAHMVSPQGFNALLKIVEEPPEHIRFIFATTEPEKVIGTIRSRTHHYPFRLVPPERLTQYLAELCEREGVEAGKGVLPLVVRAGTGSVRDTLSVLDQLIGGSGEEGLTYATAIGLLGFTDSALLDDVADALAAGDGATVFRVIDRVIESGHDPRRFVEDLLERLRDLLVVAAVKDGGHAVFRGMPDDQLERMRSQAGRFGAAELSRAADVTNAALTDMTGATSPRLQLELLCARLLLPAADDEQRGLGARMDRLEKRVGSGALVAAPGIAVPEIPVAPVVDMPAAGPQARSSGLAAVRAAIGKNTGTGTASADTPDAAPVAAESGDAFPGGASESGTRVTPEPSAAPEAPVAEPPAPESRPTPPPTAPTAPTPQPEPARPAVQPPPAPTAPVEQPPVRPPGAQPPAGGGAGDLEAVRRNWTDVLNAVASIKRTTWSLVSQYAQVLDFDGRRLLLGFDSAGRAQSFGRGPHPNFMRQALIEVLGLDCVVEAAVTSEFQAGGGSLPAPQTPAPQNPGPQSSGPATSARSAPPEQTPPHSAPQPRPAPIPERPAPGSGPQAWAEVPQNAPATWPTPTAATSPGGGVGVATREAPPVTAVPAAPAPATPPAPPATTSERPRSVGAAAARAAAAAAAARTAQQNQNQNENTRPNENSQPQNTRPAPSGRRPATDDDRGMPTPQATPYDDIPPDLNEPVREDEAPPDGGGRPGRPSPRTQPAGRSAPASSPAPGPPVSVDVSSKKIDLADDTVSNDDADFDASPLVGVQAVEQLLGGRVIDEREI from the coding sequence GTGACGACTGCTCTCTACCGCCGCTACCGGCCCGAGTCCTTCGCCGAGGTGATCGGTCAGGAGCAGGTCACCGGCCCGCTCTCGGTGGCGCTGAACAAGAACCGCGTCAATCACGCCTATCTGTTCTCCGGTCCGCGCGGCTGCGGCAAGACCACCAGCGCCCGCATCCTGGCGCGCTGCCTGAACTGTGAGCAGGGTCCCACCTCCACGCCGTGCGGCACCTGCCCGTCCTGCGTCGACCTGGCCCGTGGCGGCCCGGGCAGCCTGGACGTGGTGGAGATCGACGCCGCCAGCCACGGTGGTGTCGACGACGCCCGTGACCTGCGTGAGCGGGCGGCCTTCGCACCGGTCCGCGACCGCTACAAGGTCTTCATCATCGACGAGGCGCACATGGTGTCGCCGCAGGGCTTCAACGCCCTGCTGAAGATCGTCGAGGAGCCGCCGGAGCACATCCGCTTCATCTTCGCGACCACCGAGCCGGAGAAGGTCATCGGCACGATCCGGTCGCGCACGCACCACTACCCGTTCCGTCTGGTGCCGCCGGAGCGGCTGACGCAGTACCTGGCCGAGCTCTGCGAGCGGGAGGGTGTCGAGGCGGGCAAGGGAGTGCTGCCGCTCGTGGTCCGGGCCGGCACCGGTTCGGTCCGCGACACGCTGTCGGTGCTCGACCAGCTGATCGGCGGCTCGGGTGAGGAGGGTCTCACCTACGCCACCGCGATCGGCCTGCTCGGCTTCACCGACTCGGCACTGCTCGACGACGTGGCCGACGCCCTGGCTGCCGGTGACGGCGCCACCGTCTTCCGGGTGATCGACCGGGTGATCGAGTCCGGCCACGACCCCCGGCGCTTCGTCGAGGACCTGCTCGAGCGGCTGCGTGACCTGCTCGTCGTGGCGGCGGTGAAAGACGGCGGGCACGCGGTGTTCCGCGGCATGCCCGACGACCAGCTGGAACGGATGCGCAGTCAGGCCGGGCGCTTCGGCGCGGCCGAGCTGTCCCGGGCCGCCGACGTGACGAACGCCGCCCTCACCGACATGACCGGCGCCACCTCGCCCCGCCTGCAGCTGGAACTGCTGTGCGCCCGGCTGCTGCTGCCCGCGGCCGACGACGAGCAGCGGGGCCTCGGGGCCCGGATGGACCGGCTGGAGAAGCGGGTCGGGTCCGGCGCCCTGGTGGCCGCCCCGGGAATCGCCGTCCCGGAGATCCCGGTCGCCCCGGTGGTCGACATGCCGGCGGCCGGCCCGCAGGCGAGGTCCTCGGGCCTGGCGGCCGTGCGAGCCGCGATCGGCAAGAACACTGGAACCGGCACTGCATCCGCGGACACGCCGGACGCGGCACCCGTGGCCGCCGAGTCCGGTGACGCGTTTCCCGGTGGCGCTTCCGAATCAGGGACGCGGGTCACCCCGGAGCCTTCCGCGGCACCAGAGGCTCCGGTCGCGGAACCGCCCGCGCCCGAGTCCCGGCCCACCCCGCCCCCGACCGCCCCGACCGCCCCGACCCCACAACCCGAACCGGCCCGGCCCGCGGTCCAGCCACCCCCGGCCCCGACGGCGCCGGTCGAGCAGCCCCCGGTCCGGCCCCCGGGCGCGCAGCCCCCCGCGGGCGGCGGCGCCGGGGACCTCGAGGCGGTGCGCCGCAACTGGACCGACGTGCTGAACGCCGTGGCCTCGATCAAACGCACCACCTGGAGCCTGGTCTCGCAGTACGCCCAGGTGCTCGACTTCGACGGCAGACGGCTGCTGCTCGGCTTCGACTCGGCCGGCCGGGCCCAGTCGTTCGGCCGGGGCCCGCACCCCAACTTCATGCGTCAGGCCCTGATCGAGGTGCTCGGCCTGGACTGCGTGGTCGAGGCGGCGGTGACCTCCGAGTTCCAGGCCGGCGGCGGCAGCCTGCCCGCCCCGCAGACCCCCGCGCCCCAGAACCCGGGCCCCCAGAGCTCCGGCCCGGCCACCTCGGCCCGTTCGGCGCCTCCGGAGCAGACACCCCCGCACTCCGCGCCCCAGCCCCGCCCCGCGCCCATCCCCGAGCGCCCGGCCCCGGGCTCCGGACCCCAGGCCTGGGCCGAGGTCCCGCAGAACGCCCCGGCCACCTGGCCCACCCCCACAGCGGCCACGAGTCCCGGTGGTGGCGTCGGCGTGGCCACCCGTGAGGCCCCGCCGGTCACGGCCGTCCCCGCCGCCCCGGCACCGGCGACCCCGCCCGCTCCACCGGCCACCACGTCCGAACGCCCTCGCTCGGTCGGTGCCGCCGCCGCCCGGGCCGCCGCCGCAGCCGCCGCCGCGCGCACCGCCCAGCAGAACCAGAACCAGAACGAGAACACCCGGCCGAACGAGAACAGCCAGCCTCAGAACACCCGGCCCGCCCCGTCCGGTCGTCGTCCCGCCACGGACGACGACCGCGGCATGCCCACCCCCCAGGCCACCCCGTACGACGACATCCCCCCGGACCTGAACGAACCGGTGCGTGAGGACGAGGCCCCGCCGGACGGTGGCGGCCGCCCCGGCCGCCCGTCCCCCCGGACGCAACCGGCCGGCCGCTCCGCTCCGGCCAGCTCCCCGGCCCCCGGCCCCCCGGTCTCCGTCGACGTCTCCTCCAAGAAGATCGACCTGGCCGACGACACCGTCAGCAACGACGACGCGGACTTCGACGCCTCCCCCCTGGTCGGCGTCCAGGCCGTCGAGCAACTGCTCGGCGGCCGTGTGATCGACGAACGGGAGATCTAG
- the recR gene encoding recombination mediator RecR has product MYEGVVQDLIDELGHLPGVGPKSAQRIAFHILQSDPVDVRRLVLALSEVIEKVRFCVTCGNVSAEELCKICSDARRDGTVLCVVEESKDVVAIEKTREFRGRYHVLGGAISPIEGVGPDDLRVKELVTRLASGEVTEIILATDPNLEGEATATYLARLLKPMGLRVTRLASGLPVGGDLEYADELTLGRAFEGRRLLDV; this is encoded by the coding sequence GTGTATGAGGGCGTGGTGCAGGACCTGATCGACGAACTCGGGCATCTTCCCGGCGTCGGTCCCAAGAGCGCGCAACGGATCGCGTTCCACATCCTGCAGTCCGACCCGGTCGACGTGCGTCGCCTGGTCCTCGCCCTGTCCGAGGTGATCGAGAAGGTCAGGTTCTGCGTGACCTGCGGCAACGTCTCGGCCGAGGAACTGTGCAAGATCTGCTCCGACGCCCGCCGCGACGGCACGGTGCTGTGCGTCGTGGAGGAGTCGAAAGACGTCGTCGCGATCGAGAAGACGCGTGAGTTCCGCGGCCGCTACCACGTGCTGGGCGGCGCGATCAGCCCGATCGAGGGGGTCGGGCCCGACGACCTGCGGGTCAAGGAACTCGTCACCCGGCTGGCCTCCGGTGAGGTCACCGAGATCATCCTCGCCACCGATCCGAACCTGGAGGGCGAGGCCACCGCGACCTATCTGGCCCGGCTGCTGAAGCCGATGGGGCTGAGGGTCACCCGGCTGGCGTCCGGTCTGCCCGTCGGAGGCGATCTGGAGTACGCCGACGAGCTCACGCTGGGCCGGGCGTTCGAGGGGAGGAGACTGCTCGATGTCTGA
- a CDS encoding aspartate kinase, translating into MSLVVQKYGGSSVADAESVKRVARRIVDTRKQGHDVCVVVSAMGDTTDDLIDLAEKVSPLPPARELDMLLTAGERISMAVLAMAIAALGQEARSFTGSQAGVITDGVHGKARIIDVTPGRIRAALDEGHIAIVAGFQGVSQDTKDITTLGRGGSDTTAVALAAALEADVCEIYTDVDGIFSADPRIVPSARQIGRITSEEMLEMAASGAKVLHLRCVEYARRFNVPVHVRSSFSHREGTWVTDKPVETTAQGAVVEQPIISGVAHDRSEAKITVVGVPDKPGKAAEIFQVVAAAEINLDMIVQNISQASSGRTDISFTLPKTDGQTGINALNRAQEQIGFESLRYDDQIGKVSLIGAGMRSHPGVSAKTFAALAEAGINIEMISTSEIRLSVVTRADRLDDAVRAIHTAFGLDSSDGEAVVYGGTGR; encoded by the coding sequence GTGAGCTTGGTCGTGCAGAAGTACGGCGGATCCTCCGTCGCGGATGCCGAGAGCGTCAAGCGGGTCGCCCGCCGGATCGTGGACACGCGAAAGCAGGGGCACGACGTCTGCGTCGTGGTCTCCGCCATGGGTGACACCACCGACGACCTGATCGACCTCGCCGAGAAGGTCTCGCCGCTGCCGCCGGCCCGTGAGCTCGACATGCTCCTCACCGCCGGCGAGCGCATCTCGATGGCCGTGCTGGCCATGGCGATCGCCGCGCTCGGGCAGGAGGCCCGGTCGTTCACGGGCAGCCAGGCCGGGGTGATCACCGACGGCGTGCACGGCAAGGCCCGCATCATCGACGTCACTCCCGGCCGGATCCGGGCCGCGCTCGACGAGGGCCACATCGCCATCGTCGCCGGCTTCCAGGGCGTCAGCCAGGACACGAAAGACATCACGACCCTCGGCCGCGGTGGTTCCGACACCACGGCGGTGGCCCTGGCCGCCGCGCTCGAGGCCGATGTCTGCGAGATCTACACCGATGTCGACGGCATCTTCAGCGCCGACCCGCGCATCGTCCCCTCGGCCCGCCAGATCGGGCGCATCACCAGCGAGGAGATGCTCGAGATGGCGGCGTCCGGCGCCAAGGTGCTGCACCTGCGCTGCGTCGAGTACGCCCGCCGGTTCAACGTCCCGGTGCACGTGCGCTCGTCGTTCAGTCACCGCGAGGGCACCTGGGTCACCGACAAGCCCGTAGAGACAACAGCGCAAGGAGCAGTGGTGGAGCAGCCGATCATCTCCGGGGTCGCACACGACCGGAGCGAAGCGAAGATCACCGTGGTCGGCGTGCCGGACAAGCCCGGCAAGGCCGCCGAGATCTTCCAGGTGGTCGCCGCCGCCGAGATCAACCTCGACATGATCGTGCAGAACATCTCGCAGGCCTCCAGCGGCCGCACCGACATCTCCTTCACGCTGCCGAAGACCGACGGGCAGACCGGGATCAACGCGCTCAACCGCGCCCAGGAGCAGATCGGCTTCGAGAGCCTGCGCTACGACGACCAGATCGGCAAGGTCTCGCTGATCGGCGCCGGAATGCGCAGCCACCCGGGGGTTTCCGCGAAGACCTTCGCGGCCCTGGCCGAGGCCGGCATCAACATCGAGATGATCAGCACCTCGGAGATCCGCCTCTCCGTGGTCACCCGCGCCGACCGTCTCGACGACGCCGTCCGCGCGATTCACACCGCTTTCGGCCTCGACAGCAGCGACGGAGAGGCCGTGGTCTACGGAGGTACCGGACGATGA
- a CDS encoding S9 family peptidase, which produces MTAPIPPQDNPLPAWEQRFRAGRIAMPVWATDAPERCSVVATHDGVLEMHSWQYGEQPVRLTSRSEGTAHGEIDPSGEWIWWFDDAAGNEHGLWRKQPFGSAPGADQIAVPGLEPSYSAGLALGRDGLAVIGQNDDGYGTRVHVSEAGRPLRLIYEHLEDAGVGGLSEDGTLLALAHSEHGDSRHTALRVMRVDDGSTVGDLWDGPGKSLEPLGFAPVVGDPRLLVLHEREGRGELLIWDAVTGVEVAVKLDVPGEISDADWFRDASALLISVDHEARTRLYTFSLIDLTTTAVGRPDGTVMSATTRPDGGAWALWSSAALPAAVRDLDGEEVLAPPGEPAPRSVEIEDVWVDGPGGRVHTLLRRPAGAEGPLPLFIDVHGGPTAHDADWFRAYPSAWVDHGFAVLQVNYRGSTGYGSQWRDALEQRVGHIELEDVVAARDHLVASGVADAGKIVLGGASWGGYLTLLGLGLYPDRWDVGVAGVPVADYVAAYDDEMEALKAFDRSLFGGSPDEVPEKYRDSSPITYVDRVIAPVLVLAGENDPRCPIRQIENYVGVLAERGAEHEVYRYDAGHGSLVDDERVRQVRAEIAFVLGHLPE; this is translated from the coding sequence ATGACGGCGCCGATTCCTCCGCAGGACAATCCACTCCCCGCCTGGGAACAGCGTTTCCGGGCCGGCCGGATCGCCATGCCGGTCTGGGCCACCGACGCCCCCGAACGCTGCTCGGTCGTCGCCACCCACGACGGCGTGCTGGAGATGCACAGCTGGCAGTACGGCGAGCAGCCGGTCCGGCTGACCTCCCGCAGCGAGGGCACGGCGCACGGTGAGATCGACCCGTCCGGCGAATGGATCTGGTGGTTCGACGACGCGGCCGGCAACGAGCACGGGCTCTGGCGCAAGCAGCCGTTCGGCTCGGCCCCGGGCGCCGACCAGATCGCGGTTCCCGGCCTGGAGCCCTCGTATTCGGCCGGCCTGGCCCTTGGCCGTGACGGTCTGGCGGTGATCGGCCAGAACGACGACGGGTACGGCACCCGGGTGCACGTGTCCGAGGCCGGGCGGCCGCTGCGGCTGATCTACGAGCACCTCGAAGACGCCGGGGTGGGCGGGCTGAGCGAAGACGGGACGCTGCTCGCGCTGGCCCACAGCGAGCACGGCGACTCCCGGCACACGGCCCTGCGCGTGATGCGGGTCGACGACGGGTCCACCGTCGGCGACCTCTGGGACGGACCGGGAAAGAGCCTGGAGCCACTGGGTTTCGCGCCCGTCGTCGGCGATCCCCGGCTCCTGGTGCTGCACGAACGTGAGGGCCGGGGCGAGCTGCTGATCTGGGACGCCGTGACCGGTGTCGAGGTGGCGGTGAAACTCGACGTCCCGGGCGAGATTTCGGACGCCGACTGGTTCCGCGACGCGTCCGCCCTGCTGATCAGCGTGGACCACGAGGCCCGGACCCGGCTCTACACCTTCAGTCTCATCGATCTGACCACCACTGCGGTCGGCCGGCCCGACGGCACGGTGATGAGTGCGACGACCCGCCCGGACGGTGGGGCCTGGGCCTTGTGGTCGTCGGCCGCACTGCCCGCGGCCGTGCGCGACCTCGACGGCGAGGAGGTGCTGGCGCCCCCGGGTGAGCCGGCGCCGCGATCGGTCGAGATCGAGGACGTGTGGGTGGACGGGCCGGGCGGCCGGGTGCACACCCTGCTACGCCGCCCGGCGGGGGCCGAGGGGCCGTTGCCGCTGTTCATCGACGTGCACGGCGGTCCGACCGCCCACGACGCCGACTGGTTCCGCGCCTACCCGAGTGCCTGGGTGGACCACGGATTCGCCGTTCTGCAGGTCAATTACCGCGGTTCCACCGGGTACGGCTCGCAGTGGCGCGACGCTCTCGAGCAGCGGGTCGGGCACATCGAGCTCGAGGACGTGGTGGCGGCTCGCGACCACCTGGTCGCCTCGGGCGTCGCGGACGCCGGGAAGATCGTGCTCGGCGGGGCGTCGTGGGGCGGATACCTCACGCTGCTCGGGCTCGGCCTGTACCCGGACCGGTGGGACGTGGGTGTCGCCGGGGTGCCGGTGGCCGACTACGTGGCCGCGTACGACGACGAGATGGAGGCACTGAAGGCCTTCGACCGCTCACTCTTCGGCGGTTCCCCGGACGAGGTGCCGGAGAAGTACCGGGACTCCAGCCCGATCACCTACGTCGACCGGGTGATCGCGCCGGTGCTGGTGCTCGCCGGGGAGAACGACCCGCGCTGCCCGATCCGGCAGATCGAGAACTACGTCGGGGTGCTCGCCGAGCGCGGCGCGGAACACGAGGTGTACCGGTACGACGCGGGGCACGGATCACTGGTGGACGACGAGCGGGTGCGGCAGGTGCGGGCCGAGATCGCTTTCGTTCTCGGCCATCTGCCCGAGTGA
- a CDS encoding DUF5063 domain-containing protein, with the protein MSEEKNQKDAFGRPLGTRGRHEARGSSIPQARTRGSASIDLTDERADEARELHQLADETATDAQTYLNALTEVASGSSPDTAIPVLLLAVSQILLGGARLGAITDVVPSERFEPDAGPDPDIDPLRTGLANLLEGLDEYADIVDPLTSGELIRGILSDDLADVAADLAHGLRHFRDGRVDEALWWWQFSYLSTWGVRATSALRVLQSMLGHLRLDVDTDTVADAEFEALNVD; encoded by the coding sequence ATGTCTGAGGAGAAGAACCAGAAGGACGCCTTCGGCCGGCCGCTGGGAACGCGTGGCCGCCACGAGGCGCGGGGTTCGTCGATCCCGCAGGCCCGCACCCGGGGCAGCGCGTCGATCGACCTCACCGACGAACGTGCCGACGAGGCGCGTGAGCTGCACCAGCTGGCCGACGAGACGGCCACCGACGCGCAGACCTACCTGAACGCGCTGACCGAGGTGGCCTCCGGATCTTCGCCCGACACCGCGATCCCGGTGCTGCTGCTGGCGGTGTCACAGATCCTGCTGGGCGGCGCCCGGCTGGGCGCGATCACCGACGTGGTGCCGAGCGAGCGGTTCGAGCCGGACGCCGGCCCCGACCCCGACATCGACCCGCTGCGCACCGGCCTGGCCAACCTGCTCGAGGGCCTGGACGAGTACGCCGACATCGTCGACCCGCTGACCTCGGGCGAGCTGATCCGCGGCATCCTGTCCGACGACCTCGCCGACGTCGCCGCCGACCTGGCGCACGGCCTGCGTCACTTCCGCGACGGCCGGGTCGACGAGGCACTGTGGTGGTGGCAGTTCTCCTACCTGTCCACCTGGGGGGTGCGGGCCACCAGCGCGCTGCGTGTGTTGCAGAGCATGCTCGGGCACCTGCGCCTCGACGTGGACACCGACACCGTGGCCGATGCGGAGTTCGAGGCCCTCAACGTCGATTGA
- a CDS encoding serine hydrolase domain-containing protein — MSALTGTDDWEHLWGVPNTSAVVITADGTTTQTRGDADREYGLASVTKLLTAYAVLVALEEEALALTDPAGPPGSTVEHLLAHTAGYGFESGSPAVTRPGSKRVYSNQGIEVLARHLAEVTGIDFGTYLSEAVLAPLGMTATTLPGSPAAGGRSTADDLARFAAELLDPKLIDRATLDEATRVHFPGLPGILPGLGRFDPLDWGLGFERNFARPGHWAGTRISPNAFGHFGAGGTFLWVDPDRGLACVCLSDLAFGDWSKQAWPALTDDLIRAHG, encoded by the coding sequence GTGAGCGCACTCACCGGCACCGACGACTGGGAACACCTCTGGGGCGTGCCGAACACGTCCGCCGTGGTGATCACGGCGGACGGCACCACCACGCAGACCCGCGGCGACGCGGACCGCGAGTACGGCCTGGCCTCGGTCACCAAGCTGCTGACGGCCTACGCCGTGCTGGTGGCGCTCGAGGAGGAGGCCCTCGCGCTCACCGACCCGGCCGGTCCGCCCGGTTCCACGGTCGAGCACCTGCTGGCGCACACCGCGGGCTACGGGTTCGAGTCCGGCTCGCCCGCGGTCACCCGGCCCGGGTCCAAGCGGGTCTACTCGAACCAGGGCATCGAGGTCCTGGCCCGGCACCTGGCCGAGGTCACCGGGATCGACTTCGGCACCTACCTGTCCGAGGCCGTGCTCGCCCCGCTCGGCATGACCGCCACCACGCTGCCCGGCTCACCCGCCGCCGGTGGCCGCAGCACCGCCGACGACCTGGCCCGGTTCGCCGCCGAACTGCTCGACCCGAAGCTGATCGACCGGGCCACGCTGGACGAGGCCACCCGGGTGCACTTCCCCGGCCTGCCCGGCATCCTGCCCGGCCTGGGCCGCTTCGACCCGCTCGACTGGGGCCTGGGCTTCGAGCGTAACTTCGCCCGGCCGGGGCACTGGGCCGGAACCCGGATCTCCCCGAACGCCTTCGGCCACTTCGGCGCCGGCGGCACGTTCCTGTGGGTCGACCCGGATCGGGGCCTGGCCTGCGTCTGCCTGTCCGACCTGGCCTTCGGCGACTGGTCCAAGCAGGCCTGGCCCGCCCTCACCGACGACCTGATCCGCGCCCACGGTTAG
- a CDS encoding type II toxin-antitoxin system VapB family antitoxin, which produces MIFKAVGEGRPYPDHGYSTSKQWSDVPPSQVRLDDLVTTKRTLDLEALLSEDSTFFGDLFAHVVQYQGELYLEDGLHRAVRAALHQRPVLHARVLVIDAQDGEVGSAPRG; this is translated from the coding sequence GTGATTTTCAAGGCAGTCGGCGAGGGCCGCCCGTATCCCGACCACGGGTACAGCACGTCCAAGCAGTGGTCCGACGTGCCCCCCAGTCAGGTCCGCCTGGACGATCTGGTCACCACCAAGCGCACCCTCGACCTGGAAGCACTCCTGTCCGAGGACTCCACCTTTTTCGGTGACCTCTTCGCCCATGTCGTTCAGTACCAGGGCGAGCTTTACCTGGAAGATGGCCTGCACCGCGCGGTCCGTGCCGCGCTGCACCAGCGGCCGGTGCTGCACGCCCGGGTGCTGGTGATCGATGCCCAGGACGGTGAGGTGGGGTCCGCGCCCAGGGGCTGA